The Lactobacillus sp. ESL0680 DNA segment GTGCTTCAGTAGCAGTTACAGCTAGTCTGAGTGCAAGCAAGTCATTGAGCGAAAGTAACTCAGTAGTTGTTAGCCAAAGTGAAAGCTACAGCACTTCGATTAGTAACAGTAATTACTTAGCAAGTATCAGTCGTTCAACTAGCGAAAGCCAAAGCAAGTCATTAGCTGATAGTATTAGCACCAGTTACAGTACTTCAATTAGTGCTAGTGATTACCTTGCAAGTACAAGTCGTTCAACTAGTGAAAGCAATAGTAAGTCATTAGCTGACAGTACAAGTGAAAGCTACAGCATTTCTGTCAACAACAGTTCATACTCAGCAAGTTTGAGTATCTCTGCAAGTCAAAGAGACAGTCAATCGTTAGCTAACAGCAATAGCGAAAGCTACAGCAACTCAATTAATGACAGTAACTCATTAGCAAGTCAAACCACTTCAACTAGTCAAAGCAACAGTAAGTCAACTGCAACAAGTCTTAGCGATAGTTACAGTAAATCACTGAGTGATAGTACTTCAGTAGCAGTTGCTGCAAGCTTGAGTGCAAGCAAGTCATTGAGCGAAAGCAACTCAGTAGTTGTCAGTCAAAGTGAAAGCTTCAGTACTTCAATTAGTAACAGTAACTACCTTGCAAGTAACAGCCGCTCAGCTAGCGAAAGCCAAAGCAAGTCATTAGCTGACAGCACAAGTGAAAGCTACAGCATTTCTGTCAACAACAGTTCATACTCAGCAAGCTTGAGTATCTCTGCAAGTCAAAGAGATAGTCAATCAATTGCTAATAGTCAAAGCGAAAGCTACAGCAACTCATTAAGTGCAAGTAACTCAGCAGTCGCTAGTGCAAGCTTGAGTGCTAGTCAATCAGAAAGTGAAAGTACTTCAACTATTCTTAGTCAAATCGCAAGCTTCAGTACTTCGATTAGTACAAGCAACTATGTTGCAAGTAACAGCCGTTCAACTAGCGAAAGCCAAAGCAAGTCATTAGCTGACAGCACAAGTGAAAGCTACAGCATTTCTGTCAACAACAGTTCATACTCAGCAAGCTTGAGTGTTTCAGCAAGTCAAAGAGATAGTTTGTCACTTGCTAACAGCAATAGTGAAAGCTACAGCAACTCAATTAATGATAGTAATTCATCAGCAAGTCTAAGTCGTTCAACTAGTCAAAGTGACAGCAAGTCATTGGCAGATAGTGAAAGCATCAGCTACAGTACTTCAATTAGTAACAGTGATTCAACAACAGTTAGTGCAAACTACAGTAACAGTAAATCACTGAGCGAAAGCAATTCAATAGCTATCAGTCAGAGCGAAAGCTTCAGTACTTCAATTAGTGAAAGTAACCAATCTGCTTCTATGAGTACTTCAGATAGTCAATCAAATAGTAAGTCAGATGCTGATAGCAATAGTCACAGTTACAGTACTTCAATCAGCGACAGCAACTCAGTAGGTGCTAGCGAAAGCAACAGCTTCAGTGATTCAATTAGTACTAGTGATTACTTCGCAAGCATGAGTCGCTCAACTAGCGAAAGTCAAAGTAAGTCATTAGCTGATAGTACTAGTGAAAGCTACAGTGCATCTGTCAACAATAGTTCATACTCAGCAAGCTTGAGTCTCTCTACTAGTGAAAGAGACAGTAAGTTTACAGCAGATAGAGCTAGTGAGAGTTACAGTACATCACTTAGCCTCAGCAACTCAATCGTTGTTAGTCAAAGTGAAAGCTTCAGCGTATCAATTAGTACTAGTGATTACCTCGCAAGCATGAGTCGTTCAACTAGTGAGAGTCAAAGTAAGTCAATTGCTGATAGTACAAGCGATAGCTTCAGTGTATCAATTAGTACTAGTGACTACCTTGCAAGCATGAGCCGTTCAACTAGTGACAGCCAAAGCAAGTCAATTGCTGACAGCACAAGTGAAAGCTACAGTACTTCAATTAGTGATAGCAACAGTTCAGCTAGCGCAAGTATGAGTCGCAGCAATTCAATTGTAAGTAGTGCCAGCGAAAGCTTAAGTACTTCGATCAGTGACAGTAATAGTTCTGCCAGTGCAAGTACTTCAGTAAGTGATAGTAACAGTACCTCAATCGTAGAAAGCACCAGTGTCAGTCAAAGTACTTCAACTAGTGTAAGTATGAGTGATAGTATTTCAACATCAACTGTTGTCAGTCAAAGTACAAGTACTTCAATTAGTAACAGTAATTCTGTAGCTAGTGACTGGAACGGTGGTGGCAACTATGTACCATCTTCAACTACACCTACATCAACTTCTGCATCTACTTCAACTTCATTGGCTGCAGACAATGTGGTAATTAAGAAGTTGCGTCACAATGCCTATGTTTACGATAAGAATGGTAACCGGGTTAGTGATCTAGTTATGTCAATTGGCACAGCGGTTAAGACATATGGTGATAAGAAGTTAATTAACGGACGTTACTACTACTACATTGGTGACGATCATTACGTTGTTGCAAAGAACTTCGATGGTTTTGAAGAAGATTTGCACCACAATGCTTATATATATAACTCTAAAGGTCAACGTGTTGGCAAGACTGTTCTGAAGAAGGGCAAGAAGGTCAAGGCCTTTGAAACGATCAATGCTAAGGGACGTAAGTTCTACAGTATCTTACACGGTAAATATGTTGCAGCAGGTAACTTCAAGGGTAAGGAATTACGCTTAAAGCATAATGCCTATGTTTACAACGAAAAAGGTCACCGTGTAAGTGACAAGATATTAGCCAAAGGTAAAAAGATGAAGATCTATGGTGTTAAAGTAATTAATGGTAAGAAGTATTACCATTGTCGCTATGGTCAATACATCTTGGCTGGTAATTTTAAGAAATAATGTAACGCATCATTGTAAATAAACTAAGAAAGCATCCTCATTATGAGGGTGCTTTTTTTGGTGTAAATATTGAAATATAGGTTGACTACACGTTAAAATGTTGTTAATATATTAAATATAAATTAGATAAAAAGGAGATGGCTCTAATGGAAAACGCAAATATTATTAAGCAAATTGCTATTAGAGCTATTTCTGCACTAAAATCATTAGCCTTGTTGTTGAACGTAAAGGACTTGACCTAGATAATTACTAAAAATTAGTAATTGATTGTAGTTAAGCCCTTATTCGCGTTCTAATGAATGGGGCTGAACTACAAAGATGAAAACCTCATTCATTAAGTTGAATGAGGCTTTTTTTATTGGTAATGAGAGGTACAAGAATGAATTTTCAATTCAAGAAGTTAATGCAGTCAGCCGCAGTGATTGGTACAGCAGCGGTTGGGTTAACTGCTTGCGGCGGTAATAACAATAGCACGAAGGTTAGCGAAAAGTTTCCAATTAAGACACCGGTTAAAAAAGTAAAGCAAGGTGGAACGCTTAAAATTGCGGAGGAAACAGATACACCATTTACCGGGATTTTTTCTAACGAAATTAAAAATACCGCCGTTGACAATGATATTGCCAGTCCTGGTAATGAAAGCTTGTTTGATACTGACAATCATTACAAGTTTAATGATAAAGGGCCAGCCACGATTCGCTTAGATAGAAAAAATAATACGGCAATAATTAATATTAAGAAGGGCGTTAAGTGGTCTGATGGCAAGCAGGTGGTAGCTAAGGATATTGAGTACGCATACGAAATTCTAGCTAACAAGGGTACGCAATCGCAGAATTATTCCAATTCCTTTGAAAATATTAAAGGAATGAAAGCCTATCATGAAGGTCGGGCTAAGACCATTACGGGCATTGAAATGCCTAACGGTGATAATGGCCGTCAGGTAATAATTCATTTTGACGAATTGAAGCCGGGAATGGAATATTCAGGCAACAACTTTTTCTGGGAAACAGCTGAACCATACCATTATTTAAAGGATGTGCCGTTTGATAAATTACAGTCATCTGACAAGATTAGAAAATCCCCATTGTATTTTGGACCGTTTAAGTTAAAGAAAATTGTTCGTGGTCAGTCAGTTACTTGGGTGCCGAATAAATATTATTGGCGGGGTAGACCAAAACTGGACAAAATTGAAATTTCAGTTTTAGCTACTAATTCTGCTTCTCAAGCTATTAAGAGCAAGGTTTATGATGTTGCGCAGGTAATTAATTCACAATGGGAACAGGTTAAAAACACTAAGGGTGTCAATTTCGTTGCTAAAGTTCCCCTAGGCTACAATTTTATCGGATTTAAGGTTGGTAAATGGGATGCACAAAAGAATAAAAACATTATGGATCCCCATGCCAAAATGAATAATAAGGCTTTAAGACAGGCAATTGGCTACGCAATGAATACTGATGAAGTCTACCAGCATTATACTCATGGCTTAAGCTTTAGAGTTCCGACATTAATTCCCGCACAGTTTGGCGATGTGTTTGATAAAAACGCGCGCGGTTATTCCTATAATTTGAAAAAAGCTAACGAACTGCTGGATAAGGCTGGCTATAAAAAGAAGGGTAAGTGGCGGGTCCAACCTAATGGCAAGTCGCTAACAATTCGCTATATGGCAAGGCAAACTGACCCAACTCAGGAGCCAATCCAGCAGAATTATCTGCAGCAGTGGCATAAGATTGGCTTAAACGTTAAATTAATCGGGAATCGCCTGACAGAATTTAATTCCTATGTAACTAAGCTTGAGGGCGACAGCCATGACTTTGATATGTGTGAGATTGGCTGGCATCTGGACAGTGAGGCATCACCAAGCAGTCTTTATTCTGATAATTCTCCTAAGAATTACACCCGTTTTGTTACCAAAAAGAATAATGAGCTGCTGGCAGCAATTGATTCACAGAAGGCATTTAACCATAAATATCGGGTACAAAAGTTCCATGAATGGCAAGAATATATGAATGATGAGGCTTATGCAATCCCAGAGTTTAATTCGTATTCCGTTTTCGCCGTTAATGATAAGGTGACCGGATATTCGCTTAAGCCGTCGGAGAATAACAATGACCACCAATTATGGTACAAGGTCGGCTTCGTAAAATAAGGACATGATGATTTTTAACAATCAGAAAAGTAAAAAGGAGAAAATTTAAAATGACACAAACTGGATATCAAAACATGAACCTTTATGATGGTGAAGAAGAAAAAGTTACAAGCAATAGTTACTTCGTTGTCGATGACGAAACAGGTAAGATTACGGCAATGGGAACTGGCGCTGCACCTGCTAGTGACAGGGTAGTGGACTTAGAAGGCAAGTTCGTGATGCCAGGGTTAATTAATTGTCATACGCACATTAACAATAGTTCAACTGCATATGATGGTGATCCAACTGCCAATGTTGTCGAAACAACTGTCCGTGCAGTGCAGCACCTACATGATTTTCTTAAGTCTGGCGTAACTTATATTCGTGAATGTGGGTCTACTTATGATATTGATATTACATTGGCGCGAATGATTGAGGAAGGTAAGATTACTAAGACACCAGAGATTATGCCGTCAGGGATGGCTTATTCGATGACAGGTGGTCACGGCGACTCACCGCATTTTGCTCATCTGGTAGACTCTCCTGATGAAATGCGCAAGGCTGTACGTCAAGGCTTGAAGAAAGGTGCTAAGAATATTAAAGTAATGGCCACGGGCGGTGTAATGACCAAGAACGACTTTATGGATGATCCACAATTAAGTGTTGCCGAAATGCGTGCGGCAGTTGAGGAAGCTCACCATAAGGGCTTGATTGTTGCGGCTCATGCAGAGGGCAATGCTGGGATTGGCAATGCAATTAAGTCTGGGGTAGATTCCATTGAACACGGCTTTTATGTTGATGATGACCAAATTGACATGATGCTCAAGCAAGGGACATATTTGACAGCCACTGTGGTTGCCGATTGGGCCTTTCCTACTTATGCGGTAGGAATAATGCCGGATTGGGAAGTAAAGAAGGCTAGTGATGCCCTAGACGACTTGCGTAAGAATATTACGCACGCTAAAAATCGCGGCGTTAAGATTACTTTGGGTACTGACGCGGGAACACCATTTAATGATTACTTCCAAACGCCAACCGAATTGCAATTATTGGCAGAACAAGGCTTCACTAATTATGAAGCCTTACAAACCAGTGTTCATTCTGCTCAATTGATGAAAATTGATGATGAGTATGGCACTTTGGCAATCGGCAAGTACGCTGACTTTCTGGTTTTGGATGAAAATCCGTTGGCTGATGTTAAGGCTGTGGCGCAAAGGGATAAGGCAGTCTACAAGAAGGGTCAGCGAGCATATTAATTATTAAAATTTTAGGCAGCAACAAGTTTAGAAGCTTGTTGCTGCTTTTGATTTACTTGCCAAAGTTTGCTTATAAAAATTGGAAACGATTACTTACATATAACCCTTTGCAATTTGTGGCAAAATGTTATAACATAGCTATTTGTAATAGTTAGCAAGCTAACTATTTTTGGTTAGGAGGAATTAGATGCAAAGGAAATTAGACGCAAAATTAATTTTATCAATTCTTGCGGCAGGTCTGATGTCATTCTCAGGCGTGTTAATTGAAACAGCAGGTAACATTACGTTCCCTGTTTTAATGAAGGAATTTAACGTAAATATGGCAACGGTGCAGTGGATGACGACCGGCTATCTTTTGATTGCTGCAATCATCATGCCCTTGTCTGCATACTTAAAGAAGAATTTTAGTTCTAAAAAATTGTTTGTGACAGCCGCAATTTTATTTATTGTTGGTTTGTTGATTGACTCATTTACAACAAGGTCAATGGGCTTTGTCTTTTTAGTTATTGGTCGAATTGTTCAAGGTGCCGGTGCTGGGATTGCTCTGCCATTAATGTTTAATATTATTTTGGAAAGAACACCACTTGATAAAGTCGGCTTGTTAATGGGTATCGGGACAATGATTACCGCGGTAGCTCCAGCTTTGGGGCCAACGTTTGGTGGTTTAGTTGTCAATACTCTTAGCTGGCGCTATATTTTCATCTTGATTATTCCGGTAATGGTTATTTCCTTTATCATGGGTGTAACGTGCATCACTGAGGATCCATACCCATTGAGCCATACCAAGCTTGATTGGACTGGATTTATTGAAATTGCCTTGACTTTTGTTGGCCTAATTCTGGCTTTCAGTAACTTGTCAGGAATTTTAATTAGACCGTTGGAATTTGTAGTGCCATTGGTAATCGGCTTGGTTGCCTTAGCCTTGTTTATCAAGCATTCACTTAATGTAAAAGAACCACTGTTAAACATTCGCTTGCTCAAGAACAGCAAGTTTACTGCTGGTATTATTGCTTACTTCATTTTCCAAGTTAATACGGTTGGCTTGTCATTCATCTTGCCCAACTACCTGCAAATCGTAAATGGTGCAACTGCCATGGTAGCAGGATTACTGCTTCTGCCGGGTGGTGCCATTGGTGCCATTGCTTCACCAGTTAGTGGCCGGATGCTCGATAATTACGGTCCAAGAAAACCAATTATGACTGGTGCCTGCTTTGAACTTGTTGGTATTATCATGTTCTGCTTGTTTGCCCAACATTTTACGGGTGTTAACGTATTGATCTCTTACCTGATTATTATGACTGGTACTGGCTTAATCATGGGTGACACAATGACTTCATCTTTGAACCTGCTTACTAAGGAAGAAAATGCGGACGGTAACGGCTTGTTCAACATGGTACAGCAATTTTCAGGAGCTGTCGGAACGTCGATTGTTTCTGCAATTATGCAATTTGTGCAACAGGTTAGTTCTAAGCCGACAACGGCTGGCAAGCTAGTTGATGGTTCTCAAGTTGGGTTAATTTTCTTATTAATTTTGGTTGTGATTGGCGTATACTTATTACATAAAGCAACTAAAAAGGATAGTTTAAGCGAGAATTAAATCATGAAAAAAAATTTTGGTTTAGCTTTGCAGCGAGCACAAAATACCTTTAATCGTAATGTTGATCGTTATGCACGGACAATTGGGTTAACTGGTACGCAAATGGTGATTATTCAATTTTTGAGTGCTGTACCCAAAGAAAAGAAGATTTATCAAAAGGATATTGAGCATGAATTCAATATTCGAAAATCAACGGCAACTAATATTTTGAAATTGCTGGAACATAAGGATCTCATTACTAAAAAGGTTGATGAGCGCGACAGTCGTTTGAAGGAAATTACTTTAACGCCCAAGGCAGAGGTTATTGAGCGGGATGCGGCTGCTTATGTTAAGCGTTCAGAAGCAAGTGTTGAACGGATTTTGGGTAAAGAACTGCGTGATGAGGTAACACAGGCTCTGCTTAAGCTAGATCAAGAATTATAGTTATGTAAAAAGTCGTACATTTTGGTGTGCGGCTTTTTAATATTTAGTTTATTAATAAGTTGAAGAATAAATATAGTTAAAACAATATTACTTTTTTAACAGACACGTACATGCTTGTAAAATCAATAAAAGGTGTTTTAATAGAAAAGTAGACTATAATTAAACGATAAACTTACAGGAGGAACCTTTCATGGAACAAGAACAAAAATTACAAATTTTAGAAGATTTGATTGCCTTGCATTCAGTTAATGGCGATGAATTGCCAGTAGCTGAGTATTTGAAGAAATTGCTTGACGGTGCAGGCATTGAGAACAAGATTTTACCACTTGAAGGTGAAGCTAATCGTGCTAACTTAGTTGCCGAACTTGGTTCAGGTAAGCCGGTGTTAGTAATTTCTGGACACATGGACACAGTTGACATTAACAAGGACAATTGGAAGACTGATCCATTTAA contains these protein-coding regions:
- a CDS encoding oligopeptide ABC transporter substrate-binding protein, with protein sequence MNFQFKKLMQSAAVIGTAAVGLTACGGNNNSTKVSEKFPIKTPVKKVKQGGTLKIAEETDTPFTGIFSNEIKNTAVDNDIASPGNESLFDTDNHYKFNDKGPATIRLDRKNNTAIINIKKGVKWSDGKQVVAKDIEYAYEILANKGTQSQNYSNSFENIKGMKAYHEGRAKTITGIEMPNGDNGRQVIIHFDELKPGMEYSGNNFFWETAEPYHYLKDVPFDKLQSSDKIRKSPLYFGPFKLKKIVRGQSVTWVPNKYYWRGRPKLDKIEISVLATNSASQAIKSKVYDVAQVINSQWEQVKNTKGVNFVAKVPLGYNFIGFKVGKWDAQKNKNIMDPHAKMNNKALRQAIGYAMNTDEVYQHYTHGLSFRVPTLIPAQFGDVFDKNARGYSYNLKKANELLDKAGYKKKGKWRVQPNGKSLTIRYMARQTDPTQEPIQQNYLQQWHKIGLNVKLIGNRLTEFNSYVTKLEGDSHDFDMCEIGWHLDSEASPSSLYSDNSPKNYTRFVTKKNNELLAAIDSQKAFNHKYRVQKFHEWQEYMNDEAYAIPEFNSYSVFAVNDKVTGYSLKPSENNNDHQLWYKVGFVK
- a CDS encoding amidohydrolase family protein encodes the protein MTQTGYQNMNLYDGEEEKVTSNSYFVVDDETGKITAMGTGAAPASDRVVDLEGKFVMPGLINCHTHINNSSTAYDGDPTANVVETTVRAVQHLHDFLKSGVTYIRECGSTYDIDITLARMIEEGKITKTPEIMPSGMAYSMTGGHGDSPHFAHLVDSPDEMRKAVRQGLKKGAKNIKVMATGGVMTKNDFMDDPQLSVAEMRAAVEEAHHKGLIVAAHAEGNAGIGNAIKSGVDSIEHGFYVDDDQIDMMLKQGTYLTATVVADWAFPTYAVGIMPDWEVKKASDALDDLRKNITHAKNRGVKITLGTDAGTPFNDYFQTPTELQLLAEQGFTNYEALQTSVHSAQLMKIDDEYGTLAIGKYADFLVLDENPLADVKAVAQRDKAVYKKGQRAY
- a CDS encoding DHA2 family efflux MFS transporter permease subunit encodes the protein MQRKLDAKLILSILAAGLMSFSGVLIETAGNITFPVLMKEFNVNMATVQWMTTGYLLIAAIIMPLSAYLKKNFSSKKLFVTAAILFIVGLLIDSFTTRSMGFVFLVIGRIVQGAGAGIALPLMFNIILERTPLDKVGLLMGIGTMITAVAPALGPTFGGLVVNTLSWRYIFILIIPVMVISFIMGVTCITEDPYPLSHTKLDWTGFIEIALTFVGLILAFSNLSGILIRPLEFVVPLVIGLVALALFIKHSLNVKEPLLNIRLLKNSKFTAGIIAYFIFQVNTVGLSFILPNYLQIVNGATAMVAGLLLLPGGAIGAIASPVSGRMLDNYGPRKPIMTGACFELVGIIMFCLFAQHFTGVNVLISYLIIMTGTGLIMGDTMTSSLNLLTKEENADGNGLFNMVQQFSGAVGTSIVSAIMQFVQQVSSKPTTAGKLVDGSQVGLIFLLILVVIGVYLLHKATKKDSLSEN
- a CDS encoding MarR family winged helix-turn-helix transcriptional regulator — its product is MKKNFGLALQRAQNTFNRNVDRYARTIGLTGTQMVIIQFLSAVPKEKKIYQKDIEHEFNIRKSTATNILKLLEHKDLITKKVDERDSRLKEITLTPKAEVIERDAAAYVKRSEASVERILGKELRDEVTQALLKLDQEL